The genomic stretch GCCCGATGAGGTCGTCCCGTCTCGTCCCGGTCATCCGGCAGTAGACATCATCGGCCCACCCAGCACGCCCGTCCGGCGAGACACGGACGATCCCTTCGGCCCGGTCTTCCCGGAGCGCCTCCTGCCGCGACGCCTCAAACAGGCGCTCTTCTCCGGGATCGCCATCCTCCAGGACCTTCTCCAGGACGAGCGAGACCGCGGGCCGGCCGGTCTCGAGTACGGTGGGTATCAGGGAGACCCGGTAGGAGGCGGCACCCCTGCGAGAGCCGGGGCTCCACCGGAAGGTCCCCTCTTCTCCCCAGAGCGCCCTCCTGAGCAGAGAAGCTACATCATCGGAAGAGGAGATGCCCGGAAACAGTGGCAGGACCGGATGGCCGATGAGGGCCTCGGGCGTAGCCCCGAGGATGCCCGCGAGCGTGCCGGATACCTCCAGGACCTCCAGGTTGTGATCGACGACGATGAGGTTTGGGGAGCAGAACCGGCGGACGGCCGCGATAGGCAGGCGACGGGTCGGGCAGTAAATCTTTGCCGCGCCGACCAGCCGCATGTCGACCGATCCCTGCCGCTGCAGGATCGCGAGGTATTTCGAGACGGAGTTCCGGTTCATCGTGAGGAGGGTTGCGATATCGCTGATGCTCAGCCCGCCCGGGTGCTCCTGTAAAATCCCGAGTATCCCTGCAAGGTTATTCTCTGTCTGTCTGTCGACCTGGGAGGTGACCATGATGTATGGTCATACAATAAGTAATATATAAATATTACGTAAATGCATAGCAAGTGTGCATGGCATAAGAGTCATTTTAAGGGATAAAGAAAGGATAGCCTTCCATTAGCGACGAAAATTGGCGGATCTGATCCGCTGTACGGTGAGGGGCCGGCACGACACCCCGAGCGTCCCTCGCCGGCCAGGCGGATGCTGCAGCGAGTATGGTGTCGCACAGGAGGTAAGACCTATGATTAACGGTGAACTGGAAGCAGGCAGCCCCGTCTCCATCGCGGCGGAGGAGGCCCGGCGGCAGGCGGAGACCATCCTGCAGGAGAACCCGATGCCTACCATCATCTGGGATGGGAACCTGCACGTAACGACGGTAAACAAAGCGTTCCTGCAGATGACCGGCTACGAACGAAAGAAAGCCGAGTCCATGACGATCAGGGACTTCGAGCTCGACGGTGACAGGTCGGGCAAGGAACTTATGGAGGTCTTCAGGACGAATCGGACGGTATCCGGCGAGATAAGGGTTACAGTCCCGACCGGCACCTTCTCGTTTGTCCGCTACAACGTCCCGCTCCCCGACGGGGCCGGCAACGTCGAGAGCGTGATGAGCGTCTACAAGGACATCACCGAGCAGAAACGGCAGGTGGAGCAGATGGAGGTACTCCAGCAGCAGGCCGACGCGATTGTCCAGGAGAACCCGATGCCCATCCTCCTCTGGAGCACCGACCTGACCATACGGCTGGTCAACAGGGCGTTCTGCGAACTGAGCGGTTTTTCCGAGGGGCAGGCCGCACGTCTCTCCGTGCGTGACTTCAAGTACCTCAACCAGTCCGGGGAAGGTGTTGCGGATACGCTGAAGAGCCGGAAACCCAGCAAGGGTGAAGCCACCCTCGAGTTTCCGGCCGGCATCCGTATCATCGAGCGCTACAACATCCCCCTCTTCGATAAGAAAGGCGACGTCGCGAGCGTGCTCACCGTCTACAACGACATCACGGAGTCGCGGACCCTCGAGGAGCGGCTTCACAAGAGCATCGGGGAGCTCGCAGGAAGTCTCAACGCGATCGCCGGCGGCGACCTGACCCGCCCGGTACCCACCTATGCGGACGATCCGCTCGACGAGATCAAGAAAGACCTGAACAAGGCGCTCGACAGCCTGCAGAAGTTTTTCCGGCAGACTCTCGAACAGGCGGACGCACTCGAGCACGCGATCGTCGATGTCGGGAAGGGTGCCGACGAGATCGCCCGTGCCTCCCAGCAGGTGGCGAACACCGCTCAGAAGACATCGGACGGTGCGAAGGAGCAGATCCAGCAGCTCGACCGGGTCACCAAGGAGATCGGCGATCTCTCCGCAGCGGTGGAAGAGATTGCAAGCACGGCCCAGGAGGTCAGGAACCTCTCGACAAACGTTGCAAAAGCCGGAGAGTCCGCCGTCGGACTCGGGAACGAGGCGAGCACGAAGATGCAGGCGGTGCAACGGATCTCCGAGCAGGCCGTCGAGGAGATCACCAACCTGAACGTGAAGATGCAGGATATCGGCCATATCGTGAAGCTGATCACCGATATCGCGAACCAGACCAACCTCCTCGCGCTCAACGCCGCGATCGAGGCGGCCCGTGCCGGTGAGCACGGCCGCGGGTTCGCGGTCGTCGCGGGTGAGGTCCGAAACCTTGCCGGGGAGTCGAAGAGCGCGACCCGGCAGATCGAAGAGGTGATCGGCGGCGTCACTGCAAGCAGTGGAAAGACCGCCGAAGCGATGCGGGGGGCTCACACGGAGATCCTCAGCGGGATCGAGAGCGTGAACGAGACCATTGCGGCCTTAAACAAGATGGTTGCCGACGTCAACGGGTCCGTCAGCGGCATCGCCGACATCTCCCGTGCGACCGAGAATCAGGCCGCCGCGGCGAACGGGGTCACGACCAGCGTCGAAGAGGTCTTTGCCCTGATTCAGGAGGGCGAACGGGGCACCGAAAGCCTCGCTGCACTCGCCGAAGAGTCGTCCGCCTCAACTGAGGAGGTTGCCAGTGCCTCGACCGATATCCGGCAGATGGCCCAGCAACTTCGCGAGAGGGTTGCACAGTTCAGGTTCCAGTGAGGCCGGAGCATGATCGACGTCGTCGAGTTCGAGCTGGGGCAGGAACTGTACGCGATGGACATCCAGCTCGCCCGGGAGATCGTGGAGATGATGCCCATCACCCACATCCCCCGGGCACAGGACTACATTGCCGGGATCATGAATCTCCGGGGCGAGATCACCACTGTTGTCGACCTGAAACGATTGATCCGGATCCCGGGAGAACCGGGGAGCAGCCAGAAGATCATCGTCCTGGTCGCCGAGGCGGCCGGGGGGTCGAACCTCGGCATAATCGTGGACGACGTGCACAGCGTCATCCAGGTGGCCGAGGAGGATATCGAGTTGATGGACGAGGGGATCTCTTCCGGGGTTCACGCCTTCGTCAAGGGGATCATCAAACTCACGAAGGATGAGGACGACCGGAAACCGGGCGATGCCAGGTCGCAGCGTGGGTCCGGGCTCATCCTCTGGATCGACATCAAGAAGATCCTCGACGACCTCGTCCAGAAGAGTCAGGTATAGTCGCCCGGTCGATTGCGCTGCAAAATGTGGCGTATCCGCAAACCTCTTTTTTTAGCTCTGTCGCCGTACCTGCGTGAGAGGGTGGGGAAAGGGAAGTCTCCGGTTTACTCCTCCCCATGCAACGCTCTTGCGGGTTTTTGGCCGGGGCAGGATTTATATAGCAGCGGCATATATGTGCCTTCGCAATTCCGTTTCCGTCGCATCAAGCGGCCTCCCGCAAGAAGCCCCGGTGCGGGCGAAGACCGGCGGGGGTTGACCGGGCGGCCGTGCGCCCCGCCCGCAATGGAGAACCCACTCTGCGGAACAATGTCGCGCGAACCGAACGTTCGCAGCCTGAATCAAAGAATCGATCTCGGGTGCAAAGGATGAAAAGAATCGGGTGTTCGACGGGCCTGAAGGGATTTGAACCCTTGGCCTACGGATTAAGAGTCCGTCGCTCTGCCGAACTAAGCTACAGGCCCATGCGTCTGACCTAACAGTGTTGCATGGGAAACCGTATAAACTTTATGGAACCTCCCTGAAAATCGCCGAAATGGAATCCCTTAATACCATGAGAAGTTACACCATTGTACGCATGCCTGAGGCGGTCCAGAACGTTTCAAAGGAACGTATCAAATACATCATTCTTGGCTGCGGGAGCACCGGCTATAACGTCGCCGAGGAGCTTGAGCAGGAGAACGAAGATCTCATCATCGTCGATAAGGACGAAAAGCGGGTGGAAGATCTTCGCGATCAGAAGTACGAAGCGATCGTTCGCGACCTCCGGAACCCGAACTTCATGGAAGGGCTGCCCGTGCCGGAGGTCGCGTTCATCCTCGCGAACGACCGGGAGGCCAACCTGACGGCGCTCCAGACCGTCAAAAACCGGTACCCGGCGACCTACGTCATCGCACGGGCTACCGACCCGGTCAGCGTCGACCTCCTCCAGCAGGAAGGCGCCGATATCGTCCTCTACCCGCAGGAGGTGGTTGCGAAAACCGCCATCCACCACATCCGGAAACTGCACTCTTCAAGGCTCGCCCTGCGGCTCTACGACATGCTCGCCTCCTGGGAGGGGACGCTCTGTATCGTCACCCACCTGAATCCCGACCCTGACTCGATATCGAGCGCCATGGCGCTCTCGATGATCGCGCGGCACGCGAGCCGCAACAAACTCAACTGCCGCATCGTCTACGAAGGGGATATCGGGCACCAGGAGAACCGGGCATTCATCAACCTCCTCGATATCAAGTTGGATCGGCTCACCCCCCAGACCCTCGAGGAGTGCAACTACATCGCCCTGGTCGACTCGTCCGGGCCCGGCGTGAACAACGAGCTCCCCAGATCGACCCGGGTCAACATCATCATCGACCACCACAAGAACGGCGAGCATCCGTCCACGGTCGCCGACTTCATCGACATCAGGCCGGGGGTCGGCGCCACGGCGAGCATCATGACCCAGTACCTGATGGAGCTCGATATCCCGGTGAACAAGTCGGTGGCCACCGCGCTCCTGTACGGTATCCGGGCCGACACCCGCGACTTCAAGCGGAACGTCACTCCCCAGGACCTCAACTACGCGGCGTTCCTCCTTCCCCTGACCGACTCGGATCTCCTCGATAAGATCACCTCCCCCTCAATGTCGCTTGAGACAGTGGAGATCATCGGGAACGCCATCCGGAACCGCCGGCTCAAGAGCGGCTACCTCTTCTCGAACGTCGGCTACATCAGGAACCGCGACGCTCTCCCGCAGGCGGCCGATATGCTGATCCACCTCGAGGGCGTGAACACGGCGCTGGTCTACGGCATCAGCGACCAGAACATCATCATCTCGGCGCGGAACAAGGATATCAGGCTCCATCTCGGCAACGTTATGGCCGAGGCGTTCGGCCCTATCGGTGAGGCCGGTGGCCACGCCACGATGGCGGCGGCCCTGATACCGCTCAGTTACTTCTCCATGGCGAAGGAGAAGGAGGATCTGCTCGATCTCATCATCGATCCGATCCTGAAGAGGTTCTCGAGCATCGTCGGTCTGGACGACGAGGATGGACAATGAGGTTTTCGGACTGGGAGCCTCACTACACTGCAATTCTGGATTATTTCGGGTTCGAGCGCGAGGCGGACGAGGCGGCTGCCCGGACTCTCGCGGATCTTGCCGGTCGCGACGACGTCGGGCTGCTTGAAGCGTTCATCCGGGGGAGGCAGGTGACGGTCTGCGGGAACGCCCCCTGCCTTTCCGGGGAGCTCGACCGGATCGAGGGGACGGTGCTTGCCGCCGATGCGGCGGCGGAGGTGCTCGCGGATCACGGTATCCGGCCGGACGCGGTCTTCACCGACCTCGACGGGGCGACGGACGTTTTCATCGAGCTCTCGGAGCAGGGGACGGTGATGGTCGTGCACGCCCACGGCGACAACGTCCCGCTCCTCCGCCACTGGGTTCCGCGTATCCCCGGCCCGCTCGTCGCCACCACGCAGGCGGCACCGCTTCCCCACGTTCACAACTTCGGCGGATTCACCGACGGCGACCGGGCGGTCTTTGCCGCCGACGAACTCGGGGCGGCGAGCGTCCGGATCGTCGGGTTCGATCTCGCCGACAAAAACGTCGATCCCCTCAAGCGGGGGAAACTCTACTGGGCGGGGGAACTCCTCCGCCTGATCGGGTATGACCTCCAGTAAACCATTGCATCTAACATTTGTGACGTTGCCTCACGCGAAGATCGCGAAGCCGCGAAGGGAGTTTCCAGTCCCCCGACATTGGACTTCGCGCTCTTCGCGGCTTCGCGCGAGTCTACCAGGAGGATTGAGTTAGCACATGCCGGAGTCAACTAGCGCCCTCATCATCGACGGCTACGTCGACGAGCCCGCGTGCCTCGGCGTCGCGCCCTACGTCTCCCCGTACATCCGCGAGGTCGCCGGGGTCCTCGCCGGGCACGGCTACGCGGCCCGCTACGTCACCATCGACCAGGTCCGGGCCGATCCTTCTCTTGTTGCCCGCCCCGGCCGCGGCGATCTCGTGGTGATGATCGCCGGGCTGACCGTGCCGGGAGCATACATCGGGGGGAAACCCGCGACCCTGACAGAGATCCAGCAGCTCGGAATCCTGCTCCGGCAGCCGACCACCGCGATCGGCGGGCCGATCGCCTTCGGCTACGCTCCCGGTGGCGGGAAGAAGGCGATCCGGCAGGCGATCGCCGGGTTCGACGTCACGCTCTCGGGGTCGCCCGCGGTTGCGCTGGATTCCTGGCTCTCGGGCGGGGAGCCTGCCGGCGCGGGGGATTACTCCCTGACCGACCCCTGGTGCACGGCGGGCGCCGGGATCGTGGCGCAGCACCCGGCGTTCCCTTACGTGATCTGCGAGCTCGAGACCGCGACCGGGTGCTCGCGGGCGACGGTCGGGGGATGCTCGTTCTGCACCGAGCCGTTCTACGGGCTCCCGCGCTACCGGAGCATCGAGGGGATCGCGAAGGAGGTGGCTGCGCTCCATGCGGCGGGAGCCCGCCACTTCAGGCTCGGCCGGCAGCCGGATCTCCTCGCCTACAAGAGCGGCGGCGGGGAGTTCCCGGTCCCCCGCCCCGAGGCGCTCGCCGAACTCTTCTTGGCCGTCCGGGAGAACGCGCCGGACTTGAAAACCCTGCACATCGACAACATCAACCCCGGCACCATCGCCCGGCACGAGGACGCGGCACGGGCGGCGCTCGAGGCGATCGTCGCCGGCCACACCCCCGGCGACACCGCGGCCTTCGGTATGGAGACCGCCGATCCGGCGGTTGTGGCGGCAAACAACCTCAAAGCCCTGCCGGACGACGTCTTCCGCGCGATCGAGGTCGTGAACGAGGTCGGGGGGATGCGGACGGGGGGCATCCCCGAGCTCCTGCCGGGCCTGAACTTCATCGTCGGCCTCGCGGGGGAGACGCCGGCGACGTTCGACGCAAACGAGGCGTTCCTCCGTCGGGTGCTCGATGCCGGTCATCTCGTCCGACGGGTGAATATCCGGCAGGTGATGCCGTTCGAGGGAACAAAGGCCTACGAGGAGAACACCCTCGGGAAGCACGATGCCCGGTTCCGCTCCTTCAAGGAGTGGACGCGGAAGGAGTTCGACGAACCGATGCTCCGCCGGGTCTTCCCGGTCGGCACTGTTCTCCCGGAGGTCGTCGTCGAAGTTCCCGGAAAACCGTCGTTCGGGCGGCAGATGGGCTCCTACCCCATCCTCGTCGGGATCCCCCTCGAACTCCCGGCACGGACGGTGCTCGACGCCGTCGTGGTCGACTGGGGGATGCGGTCGGTGACGGCCCTCCCCTGCCCGGTGGAGGTCAACACCCTGCCGGTAGCGGCGCTCCGGTGGATCCCGGGGGTGGGCAAGAAGAGAGCGGCGACCATCGCCGCCCGCCGGCCTTTTAGTGGTCTTGATGAGTTCCGGGAGGTCGCCGGGGAGACGGGGATCGAGGACGTGATAGTGTTTTAGAGTGCTCTCTTCGCGGCCTTCGCGGCTTCGCGCGAGTTAGCAGCGTATGAGTGGCCGATCCCTCACGCGAAGCCGCGAAGAACGCGAAGTTCGGTAGACGGGTGCTGACGACTTCCCCTTGGTGGCTCGTACTTCGCGTAAGGCTGATTCTCCCTTCACGTCTCCTATGCTACTCCTCCTCCCGCAGTTCCATCACCCGCAGAACGTCCGTCCGGGTCACGATCCCGACCAGGGCGTCGCCCTCGACGACGGGAATCCTCCCGATCTCCTGGCCGGTTATGATCCGGAGCGCGTCGATGAGCGGTGCCGACGGCGGGAGGGCGGTCGGGTTCCGGGTCATGATGTCGCGCACCTGCATCGCCTCCCGGTCGATCGGCGAGATCTTGTGGATGTCGGCGAGGGCGACGATCCCGACGAGCGATCCCCGGTCCACCACGGGAAAGCCGAGGTGCTTCGTCTCGTACATCATGTCCACCACCTGCGAGAGCGGCATCGTCGGTTCCACGGTGACGACGGGGCTGCTCATGGCGTCGGCGACCGTGACGTCCTGCAGCAGGATGTTGTAGCGGAGGAACGTGGCCTCCTGGTTCGCCCCGATGTAGATGAAGAAGGCGATGAGGATCAGGATGGGGTTTAAGAGCAGGAACCCGACGATCCCGAAGAGGACGGCGAACCCTTTCCCGACGTCGGCGGCGATCCGGGTCGCCCGGGAGAGCGGCATCCGGCGGGCGAGCCATGCCCGCAGCACGCGCCCGCCGTCCATGGGGAACGCCGGGAGGAGGTTGAACCCGAAGAGCAGGACGTTCAGGAGCCCCAGGTAGCCGAAGGTGAAGATCAGGACGCCGGCGACCCCCGGGTCCGGGACGACCGCCGCAACGACGTAGACGAGGGCGCTGGAGACAATGCCGACCGCAAGGCTCGTCAGCGGGCCCGCGAGCGCCATGGGGAGTTCGATCTTGGGGTCCGGCATCGTCTCCTCCATCTGGGAGACTCCCCCGAGGATGAGGAGCGTGATGCTGTGGATCTTGATCCCCTTTGCTTTCGCGATGAGTGAGTGGGCCATCTCATGGATGAAGACGCCGAAGAAGAGACCGAGCGCCACGACGGTTCCGAGGATGTAGGGATTGAGCCCCTCCGTGATCAGCGTCATATCGATCGGAACGCCGAAGAGAGCCTGGATCAACTCGGTCGTGAGCACGATCTGGCTCCCGATGATCCAGGCGAAGAGGGGGATCACCAGGAGGAAACTCCAGTGCAGTTTGACCGGAATCCCGGCCAGGTTTCCGATCTGTAGCGACGCTTCCATGGAAAGGAGTATCTTTTTATCATTTATAGTAATATACCTTCAGAGGATATCGATGAGAACCCAGATCACAGAGATGTTCGGATTACGCGTCTATACCGACAGAGCTGTCTTTATCGGGAATGTTGACGATGTCGTGCTTGATGTGGACCAGAAGAAGATCGATGCCCTTGCGGTCGGCGAGCTCAACCCCGAGATCGGGGAGGTAAAAGGCTATACCGGGCTGCAGATCCCCTTCCGCATCGTAAAGAGTGTCGGAGATATCGTCATCGTCCGGCACATCCCCGGGCTCTTCAAATCCCCGGCAAAAGAAGACTGACCGCGATGTCCGGGGCTCCCTTCCGATACAATATGGATACCGGAGATCGTGAGATCTTCTCGAACCTCACGATCTTCCCCCCCGTTTTTGTCCGGCTCGACGGTCGCGCCTTCCACCGTCTGGCACGTGCGCTTCACCTGAAAAAACCGTTCGACCCCGCCTTCAACGAGAGCATGCGGTCGGTCTGCCGTTACTTCCTCACCGGGAGCGGCCTATCCCCCGCGTTCGCCTACACCTTCTCCGACGAGATCAGCCTCTACTTCTCGACGCTGCCGTTCTCGGGGCGGGTGGAGAAACTCGACTCCGTGACCGCTGCGGTTGCGGCGAGCAAGCTCACGATCGAACTCGGGTGTACCGAACCGCTTGCGTTCGATGCCCGGACGATCCCCGCGGCGGGAGGGTTTGCGGTCGAGTACCTGGTCTCGCGCCAGAACGAGGCATGGCGCAACCACGTCAACGCCTACTGCCAGAGCGCGCTCGTTGATGAGGGAATGACCTCCCGTCAGGCCGCCGCTGCCCTCCGTGGGATGCAGTCCGGGGCGATGCACGAGATGATGTTTGAGCGGGGCGTCAACCTGGCGGAGACGCCGGCCTGGCAACGGCGGGGGACGCTCCTTTACCGGGAAGAGTGCATAAAAAAGGGGTATAACCCCCTGACGGGGGAGACCGTCGAGGCCGTAAGGACCTGTATCCGGGAACCGGAGGAGACGCCTCTCTTCTCGACGGAGGAGGGCGCGGCCCTGATCCGGTCACTCACCGGCGCGTGAGATGCCGATCTGCATCTGCACGCCTTCCACATCCCAATCCTTCTCGAGCGCAAAGGGCTCCGCCGGCTTCTCCCCGTTGCGGCGGACGGTGAGGGCTGCCGCCCGCACCTCCCCGGCGATCTCCTTCTGCCACTCCTCTTCTGCGATGAGCGAGGCCACCCGTTCGTCGGCGACATCCACGGCCGCGACGATGAAGTCGTCGACGTTCAGGTCGAGCTGGCGGCGCATCTCCTGGATCCGCCGGATCACCTCGCGGGCGTACCCCTCGGCCTCCAGCGCCGGCGTGAGAGTGACGTCGACGTAGACCGTCGCGTCCTTCATGGGCGCGGCAAAGACACCCTCGGGGAGGGCTTCCGCGAAGGTGACGTGGCGCGCCGCGATCTCATAGCCGTCGATTTGGGTCTTTCCGTCCCGCTCGATCGCGGCCTTCAGGGCGGTGCCGTCCGCGCTCTCTATCAGCGCTTTGACCTTCGGCCCCTCTTTGCCGAACTCCGGGCCGATCGCCCGCATCACCGGTTCGGCCTGCCAGAGGATCCGGTCCCATCTTCCGGTGACAACCCCGACCGTCCGGGCGTTCGCCCGGTTCAGGGCGAGATCGTTCAAGCCTTCGAGAGCCGCCTTCACCTCGTTGCTCCCGGTGACCACAACGGTCTCGGAGACCGGCCAGCGGAGTTTCCGTC from Methanoculleus chikugoensis encodes the following:
- a CDS encoding radical SAM protein, which gives rise to MPESTSALIIDGYVDEPACLGVAPYVSPYIREVAGVLAGHGYAARYVTIDQVRADPSLVARPGRGDLVVMIAGLTVPGAYIGGKPATLTEIQQLGILLRQPTTAIGGPIAFGYAPGGGKKAIRQAIAGFDVTLSGSPAVALDSWLSGGEPAGAGDYSLTDPWCTAGAGIVAQHPAFPYVICELETATGCSRATVGGCSFCTEPFYGLPRYRSIEGIAKEVAALHAAGARHFRLGRQPDLLAYKSGGGEFPVPRPEALAELFLAVRENAPDLKTLHIDNINPGTIARHEDAARAALEAIVAGHTPGDTAAFGMETADPAVVAANNLKALPDDVFRAIEVVNEVGGMRTGGIPELLPGLNFIVGLAGETPATFDANEAFLRRVLDAGHLVRRVNIRQVMPFEGTKAYEENTLGKHDARFRSFKEWTRKEFDEPMLRRVFPVGTVLPEVVVEVPGKPSFGRQMGSYPILVGIPLELPARTVLDAVVVDWGMRSVTALPCPVEVNTLPVAALRWIPGVGKKRAATIAARRPFSGLDEFREVAGETGIEDVIVF
- a CDS encoding chemotaxis protein CheW, yielding MIDVVEFELGQELYAMDIQLAREIVEMMPITHIPRAQDYIAGIMNLRGEITTVVDLKRLIRIPGEPGSSQKIIVLVAEAAGGSNLGIIVDDVHSVIQVAEEDIELMDEGISSGVHAFVKGIIKLTKDEDDRKPGDARSQRGSGLILWIDIKKILDDLVQKSQV
- a CDS encoding methyl-accepting chemotaxis protein, which produces MINGELEAGSPVSIAAEEARRQAETILQENPMPTIIWDGNLHVTTVNKAFLQMTGYERKKAESMTIRDFELDGDRSGKELMEVFRTNRTVSGEIRVTVPTGTFSFVRYNVPLPDGAGNVESVMSVYKDITEQKRQVEQMEVLQQQADAIVQENPMPILLWSTDLTIRLVNRAFCELSGFSEGQAARLSVRDFKYLNQSGEGVADTLKSRKPSKGEATLEFPAGIRIIERYNIPLFDKKGDVASVLTVYNDITESRTLEERLHKSIGELAGSLNAIAGGDLTRPVPTYADDPLDEIKKDLNKALDSLQKFFRQTLEQADALEHAIVDVGKGADEIARASQQVANTAQKTSDGAKEQIQQLDRVTKEIGDLSAAVEEIASTAQEVRNLSTNVAKAGESAVGLGNEASTKMQAVQRISEQAVEEITNLNVKMQDIGHIVKLITDIANQTNLLALNAAIEAARAGEHGRGFAVVAGEVRNLAGESKSATRQIEEVIGGVTASSGKTAEAMRGAHTEILSGIESVNETIAALNKMVADVNGSVSGIADISRATENQAAAANGVTTSVEEVFALIQEGERGTESLAALAEESSASTEEVASASTDIRQMAQQLRERVAQFRFQ
- a CDS encoding CBS domain-containing protein, which translates into the protein MEASLQIGNLAGIPVKLHWSFLLVIPLFAWIIGSQIVLTTELIQALFGVPIDMTLITEGLNPYILGTVVALGLFFGVFIHEMAHSLIAKAKGIKIHSITLLILGGVSQMEETMPDPKIELPMALAGPLTSLAVGIVSSALVYVVAAVVPDPGVAGVLIFTFGYLGLLNVLLFGFNLLPAFPMDGGRVLRAWLARRMPLSRATRIAADVGKGFAVLFGIVGFLLLNPILILIAFFIYIGANQEATFLRYNILLQDVTVADAMSSPVVTVEPTMPLSQVVDMMYETKHLGFPVVDRGSLVGIVALADIHKISPIDREAMQVRDIMTRNPTALPPSAPLIDALRIITGQEIGRIPVVEGDALVGIVTRTDVLRVMELREEE
- a CDS encoding PRC-barrel domain-containing protein, which produces MRTQITEMFGLRVYTDRAVFIGNVDDVVLDVDQKKIDALAVGELNPEIGEVKGYTGLQIPFRIVKSVGDIVIVRHIPGLFKSPAKED
- a CDS encoding 6-hydroxymethylpterin diphosphokinase MptE-like protein, coding for MRFSDWEPHYTAILDYFGFEREADEAAARTLADLAGRDDVGLLEAFIRGRQVTVCGNAPCLSGELDRIEGTVLAADAAAEVLADHGIRPDAVFTDLDGATDVFIELSEQGTVMVVHAHGDNVPLLRHWVPRIPGPLVATTQAAPLPHVHNFGGFTDGDRAVFAADELGAASVRIVGFDLADKNVDPLKRGKLYWAGELLRLIGYDLQ
- a CDS encoding tRNA(His) guanylyltransferase Thg1 family protein, whose product is MDTGDREIFSNLTIFPPVFVRLDGRAFHRLARALHLKKPFDPAFNESMRSVCRYFLTGSGLSPAFAYTFSDEISLYFSTLPFSGRVEKLDSVTAAVAASKLTIELGCTEPLAFDARTIPAAGGFAVEYLVSRQNEAWRNHVNAYCQSALVDEGMTSRQAAAALRGMQSGAMHEMMFERGVNLAETPAWQRRGTLLYREECIKKGYNPLTGETVEAVRTCIREPEETPLFSTEEGAALIRSLTGA
- a CDS encoding DHH family phosphoesterase, which encodes MPEAVQNVSKERIKYIILGCGSTGYNVAEELEQENEDLIIVDKDEKRVEDLRDQKYEAIVRDLRNPNFMEGLPVPEVAFILANDREANLTALQTVKNRYPATYVIARATDPVSVDLLQQEGADIVLYPQEVVAKTAIHHIRKLHSSRLALRLYDMLASWEGTLCIVTHLNPDPDSISSAMALSMIARHASRNKLNCRIVYEGDIGHQENRAFINLLDIKLDRLTPQTLEECNYIALVDSSGPGVNNELPRSTRVNIIIDHHKNGEHPSTVADFIDIRPGVGATASIMTQYLMELDIPVNKSVATALLYGIRADTRDFKRNVTPQDLNYAAFLLPLTDSDLLDKITSPSMSLETVEIIGNAIRNRRLKSGYLFSNVGYIRNRDALPQAADMLIHLEGVNTALVYGISDQNIIISARNKDIRLHLGNVMAEAFGPIGEAGGHATMAAALIPLSYFSMAKEKEDLLDLIIDPILKRFSSIVGLDDEDGQ